In [Clostridium] cellulosi, one genomic interval encodes:
- a CDS encoding hypothetical protein (High confidence in function and specificity) encodes MKKERKTILNSPLMALPSQGLLLLMIIFPICLLILYSFSKGNITAGIPTSFSAANYKEMLTSPIFYKLMLKSIIIGLEVTVFCVVISAPAAWALAKAVKATRRSFGVMLIIIPFFTSHLLLIYSIMVVFESKGFLMSLLGFLHLADPTESIVYTRPFVVILLVYEYLPYMILSLYSSFEQIDDALLAASSTLGAGTFTTLRKIVFPLSLPGLLTGILLVFVPAVGSFVEPAVAGGPNGMMIGSLIDSNFSMSLNMCYGAALSLAFLIILLILVTIINLIFKFLSRRVGGEV; translated from the coding sequence TTGAAAAAAGAAAGAAAAACAATTCTAAATAGCCCTTTGATGGCGCTGCCTTCACAGGGATTGCTGCTTTTAATGATAATCTTTCCAATATGCCTGCTTATCCTATACAGTTTTTCAAAAGGAAATATCACTGCGGGGATACCGACATCGTTTTCAGCAGCTAATTATAAGGAAATGCTCACAAGCCCTATTTTTTATAAACTTATGCTTAAGTCGATAATTATAGGGCTTGAGGTGACGGTATTCTGCGTTGTCATTTCAGCACCGGCGGCATGGGCGCTGGCGAAAGCGGTCAAGGCCACCCGCCGCAGTTTTGGCGTTATGCTCATCATAATACCGTTTTTTACTTCACACCTTTTGCTCATCTATTCAATTATGGTGGTATTTGAGTCGAAAGGCTTTCTAATGTCACTTCTCGGTTTTCTCCATCTCGCCGACCCGACAGAATCTATAGTATATACAAGGCCCTTCGTGGTGATTTTGCTTGTTTATGAATATCTGCCCTATATGATATTGTCGCTCTATTCGTCGTTTGAGCAGATAGACGACGCACTGCTTGCCGCGTCGTCGACGCTCGGCGCAGGAACCTTTACGACATTGCGCAAGATAGTGTTCCCGCTGTCGCTTCCGGGGCTGCTTACAGGCATACTGCTTGTATTCGTGCCTGCTGTCGGCAGTTTTGTAGAGCCTGCTGTTGCGGGCGGCCCGAATGGAATGATGATAGGCTCGCTTATTGACTCCAATTTCAGCATGTCTCTCAATATGTGCTATGGCGCAGCATTGTCGCTTGCATTTCTCATTATACTTTTGATTCTCGTAACTATCATCAACCTGATATTTAAATTTCTCAGCCGGCGTGTGGGAGGGGAAGTATAA
- a CDS encoding hypothetical protein (High confidence in function and specificity) — protein MRGFNRFCRIWLYIVYAILFIPIVIVVLMSFNQSEYGTFPIKFTLDWYILLFTESNLLSATWLSIWFSFVVALAAVVIGVMAAIGMRGMSKKALNMFSTLLNVPIIIPWLVLSTALLILFNAVGIGRSYIGMFLGNLTVVIPYVVLVVYGRMSGTDTMPEEAARTLGAGSLRILIDITLPEAFPAILSGGLMAFVVCFNNFVVQYYLAPFGVRTLPLEIYNMVRVGYKPDMNALASIIMLFSVILVVLVSKLGFKAGHISNLRSNMNKPVD, from the coding sequence ATGAGAGGTTTTAACCGCTTCTGCCGCATCTGGCTCTACATAGTCTACGCGATATTATTTATTCCTATCGTAATAGTTGTTCTGATGTCATTTAACCAGTCGGAATACGGCACTTTCCCGATAAAATTTACTCTTGACTGGTATATTTTGCTTTTCACCGAGAGCAATCTGCTGTCGGCGACATGGCTGTCGATATGGTTTTCATTCGTAGTCGCCTTAGCCGCCGTAGTTATAGGCGTCATGGCCGCAATCGGCATGAGGGGAATGAGCAAGAAGGCGCTGAATATGTTTTCAACGCTGCTGAACGTGCCGATTATAATTCCGTGGCTTGTGCTCTCAACAGCTCTGCTTATTTTGTTTAATGCGGTAGGCATAGGGCGCTCTTACATCGGCATGTTCTTGGGCAATCTCACTGTTGTAATACCCTATGTTGTTCTTGTTGTTTATGGACGCATGTCAGGAACGGATACGATGCCGGAAGAAGCTGCCCGAACGCTTGGCGCCGGGTCTCTTCGCATACTTATCGACATAACTTTGCCGGAAGCCTTCCCGGCGATTCTGTCCGGCGGGCTGATGGCGTTTGTAGTCTGTTTTAATAACTTTGTAGTGCAGTATTATCTTGCGCCGTTCGGAGTAAGGACACTGCCGCTTGAAATCTACAACATGGTTCGCGTCGGGTACAAACCAGACATGAACGCGCTTGCCTCTATTATCATGCTGTTTTCGGTAATACTCGTCGTTTTGGTATCTAAGCTGGGTTTCAAAGCCGGTCATATTTCAAATTTAAGAAGCAACATGAATAAGCCAGTGGATTAA